The DNA segment GGAGAGACGAGTAGTAGGCTCCCGACGCAGCCGACGAGTCGACACTCGTAACCACGGGCATCTCGTCCGCCGTCTTCATGACTTCGAGGTAGATCGTCTCGCTCGCCGACGCCGAGCCACCGGGGCTGTTGACCCTGAGTACCACAGCCTTGACGCTGGGGTCTTGTCTAGCGTCTTCGAGCATCCGGGTCACCGTAGTCGCAGTACTGCCGTCTATGCTACCTTCAAGGGGAACGACTGCGACCTCGCCCTCCGTAGTAAGCCAGCCCGAGACGACGGGCGATATAACCAGACCCAGAAGTAAGGCTGCGACGACGAGTGCGGTGTAAGACCCGCCGACCTTTCTGATAATGTCGGGTATCTCTGGTCTCCACATCTACAGCCTTATTCGTCGGGTACTCCCAAAAACACCCGGGTTCCTATAGTTAGATTTTTGTCGGTATCACCGTTACTGTATGTCAAAAGGTAACGTACCAGTGATGGGATTAACCACACAAGGGGGTGCGTGAAAGAATCCCCTCGTCGTCACCGGCTTCGGACAAGAATAGGAGGTCGAGACGTGTCGCCGTCGACATAAGCGGCAGACACGAAAGAGAAGGAAGGTATCTCATGGTCTGTGCCTCGGTCTCAGTCGATCTGACCTCGGACTCGGTAGATGAGGTCAACGAGATAGAGTACTCGGTCGTAGACACTTCTGAGAAGCCGGGTTTCGACGTCATAGTTGAGACGGTAAGTGACACGGTTGCGAAGATGAGAGACGACGTCTCTACTGTCGTCGCCGAGGAGGGTGAGTTCTACAACAAGCCAGACTGGGTCGTCGAGGGTGCCCTAAGACTCCGGGGCGGCAGGTCGTTTAAGTACATAGAAACCATAAGTGAACGTAAGGCGGTGGGGATAGCCCACCACGCCGCTTACGGCGGCAGGAAGCTTCTGATTGAGTACACAGACTCCAACACTAAGCATGAGAGACCGAAAGGATAAGGCAGTAACCGTAAAACGCGTCGGCTCGGGCGAGAAGGCTGACACGACCGAGATACGTGAACTCGCCGAGTCAGCGGGGTACGAGATAGTCGGCGAGGTTACACAGTCGAGGAAACAGGACCCCGCGTACCAGATAGGACGCGGCAAGGCAGACGAGGTCAGCCGTCTCGTGAGGGCTGAGGAAGCCGACAAGGTAATATTCGACAATCAACTCGGTCCTTACCAGGTCTATAACCTCGGAAACGTGATAGACGCCGAGGTCATAGACCGTTTCACACTCATACTTGAGATATTCGGACAGAGAGCGGGAAGCCGTAAGGCTCAGCTCCAGGTCGAACTCGCGGAGCTCAGGTACGAGCTTCCGAGGGCGGACGCCAAGACTTCGCTCGCCAAACGTGACGAGAAGCCGGGTTTCATGGGTCTCGGAGAGTACGACGAGAAACGTAAGAGCGACATAAAGGACAGGATATCGAGGATACGTGACGAACTCGACTCTCTCGCCGACAAGGAAGAGGCGTGGAGACGTGAGAGACGTGACTCGGGGTTCGAACTCGTCGCCCTCGCGGGATACACCAACGCCGGCAAGTCGACTCTGATGTCGAAGCTCGCCGAGGTCGACCCCGACGAGAACGAGAGCCATCCCGACATAGACGAGACCGCGAAGTCGGAGAACCGTCTCTTCACGACGCTCGGAACGACTACGAGGAAGATGGAGGTTCCCGGCAGGGACGTCCTTCTGAGCGACACCGTCGGATTCATAAGCGACCTACCCCACTGGCTCGTAGACAGCTTCAAGAGTACACTCGACGAAGTCTACCTCGCAGACCTCGTCCTCCTAGTCGTCGATGTCAGCGACCCCGTCGAGGAGATGCGCGAGAAGCTCGTGACCTC comes from the Candidatus Afararchaeum irisae genome and includes:
- the hflX gene encoding GTPase HflX; this translates as MRDRKDKAVTVKRVGSGEKADTTEIRELAESAGYEIVGEVTQSRKQDPAYQIGRGKADEVSRLVRAEEADKVIFDNQLGPYQVYNLGNVIDAEVIDRFTLILEIFGQRAGSRKAQLQVELAELRYELPRADAKTSLAKRDEKPGFMGLGEYDEKRKSDIKDRISRIRDELDSLADKEEAWRRERRDSGFELVALAGYTNAGKSTLMSKLAEVDPDENESHPDIDETAKSENRLFTTLGTTTRKMEVPGRDVLLSDTVGFISDLPHWLVDSFKSTLDEVYLADLVLLVVDVSDPVEEMREKLVTSHDTLWDRVEAPIVTVFNKSDLVSDEELETKIREVEYLTPEPVVVSAREGEGLDEVVSRVKDELPDWDETEVSLPMNSDGMSTVSWLYDNAEVLDVEYEDVIRVEFRARDEIIAKAHDRSAVEVEASPETDSPEAGEIPNTVRAETQTR
- a CDS encoding DUF2209 family protein, whose protein sequence is MRERIPSSSPASDKNRRSRRVAVDISGRHEREGRYLMVCASVSVDLTSDSVDEVNEIEYSVVDTSEKPGFDVIVETVSDTVAKMRDDVSTVVAEEGEFYNKPDWVVEGALRLRGGRSFKYIETISERKAVGIAHHAAYGGRKLLIEYTDSNTKHERPKG